The sequence CTCTTGTATACCTTCATTTTTAGAAGCAGATATTGGAATAACAGGTACTCCTAAAATTTCTTCTAAGTTATTAATTAAGATATTTCCATGATTATCACGAACCTCATCCATCATATTAAGAGCAATAACCATAGGAACTTTAAGTTCAAGTAGTTGCATAGTTAGATAAAGATTTCTTTCTAAATTTGTAGCATCTAAAATATTAATAATTGCATTTGGTTTTTCTTTAATAATAAAATCCCTTGTAACAATTTCTTCTGTTGAATAAGGAGACAAAGAATAAATTCCTGGAAGATCTATAATTTTCACAGAAGGATAACCTCTTAATTGTCCTTCCTTATGCTCAACTGTAACTCCTGGAAAATTTCCAACATGTTGATTAGCTCCAGTTAATTGATTAAACAAAGTCGTTTTACCACTATTTTGGTTTCCAACTAAAGCAAATCTTAAATGACTTCCAAGTAAAGAAATTTTTTGTTTATAGTGCTTTTTTTCACAAATTCCATGTTCACAATTTTTTCTTTTAGGATGATGCCATTCTCCAAGTTGAGGATGATCTACTAAATTTAATCTCTTGTTTCTTTTTTTTCTACATTTAAATTCAGAAATCTCTGAAATTTCAATTTTAGCAGCGTCACTTTTTCTTAAGGTCAAAGTATAATCTCTAACTTTAATTTCTAAAGGATCTCCCATTGGTGCGGTTTTAACTAAGGTGATTGGAGTTCCAGGAGTCAAGCCCATTTCTAAGAAATGATGTCTTAAATCTTTTTTTCCATCGATGCTAATAATTTCTGCTGAATTTCCTATGTCTAGTTTATCTAATGTTTTAATCATAATTTTCCTAATATATAACTGAATATATACATTCCTTTCCCTAAATATTTTATTATAAATTATTTTATATAATTATTGCTTTTATATTATATCATTTTATAATCAAAATGATAAATAAAATTTATAATATATTTTTAAAATAAAAAATGTATAAGTTGACTTTAAGTGTTTAATTATTTATAATTTAATAGACTATAATATTATAATAGGAGGAAATTATGGAAAGTATAGAACTTATAAAAAAATTAAGTGATGTAGAAGGAATTTCTGGCTTTGAAGATAGGGTAAATAATCTTGCAAAAAAAGAATTAAAAGACATTTATAATATAGAAGAAGATTCAATGAGAAATTTATATATAAATAATGTAGAAAAGAGTAAAAGAAAGAAACCTGTTGTTATGTTAGATGCTCACTCAGATGAAGTTGGTTTCATGGTTCAATCTATAGAACCTAATGGATTTTTAAAATTCATTACAATTGGAGGATGGAGTAATCAACAAATACCAGCTCATAAGGTAAAGGTATTAAATAGTGAAGGGGAATATATAGAAGGAATTATCTCTTCAATTCCACCTCATTTTACATCTAGTGAAAATAAAGGAAAGGTTACAGATATTAAGGATATGTTCATAGATGTTGGAACAACTTCTTATGAAGAAACTGTAAAAGATTTTAAAATAGAAATAGGAGCTCCAGTTGTTCCTGATGTAGTTTGTACATATAATGAAAGATCAAAGATGTTTTTAGGAAAAGCTTTTGATAATAGAGTAGGGTGCGCTGCAGTTATAGAAATAATGAGAGATATTAAAGATGGAGATTTAGATGTAGATGTAGTTGGGGTTTTCTCTTCTCAAGAGGAAATTGGAACTAGGGGAGCTGTTGTTTCAAGTAGAAGAGTTCTACCAGATGTAGCAATAGTTTTAGAAGGACCTCCTGCAGATGATAGTTTTAGAAATAAATATAATAGTCAAGGAACTATAAAAAAAGGAGTTCAACTTCGTCATTTTGATCCAACTATGATGGCAAACCCAAGATTTATAAAATTTATAAAGGAAATATCTAAAAAATATGATGTGAAAATTCAAGAGGCAGTAAGAGAAAGCGGAGGAACAAATGCAAGTAAGATTCATTTGGAAAATTTAGGAATTCCAACAGTTGTATTAGGTGTTCCTGTTCGTTATACTCATTCTCATTATAACTTTATAGCTTATAGTGATTATATAGAAATATGCAAATTAGTTAAGGGAATGTTAGTTGAATTAAATGAAGATGTGATTAATAATTTTTAGGTTTTTATGATATGATTAAGTGTGTGCGAGGGTGTGAATTTATGAAAAATGAAAATATTGCCAGCTTAAAGAAAATAACAGCTGACTATTTGGATATAGATAGTAATATAATAAGGGAAGAATCAAATTACTATAAAGATTTAGACGCTGATTCCTTTGATTTAGCCAATATAATAATAGAATATGAAATATATTTTAATATAAATATTCCTTATTTATATGCTAAAGATATGCTTGAAATTAAAGATGTTATAAAATATATTGATAAAAATTATGAAAATAAATTTTAAAATAAAATATTAGAGGAGATGTATGAAAAAACAAGATAGTATTAGGACAGAATTTGAAGAATTTAAAAAGGAAGCTTTACTTGGAACAAAGGAAAATATATTTAATGAGGCAAGTAAAATATCTTTTTATAAAGAAGTGTGTAAATATATTTTAGATTTAAATGAAAATGAAGAAATGTTAAAGGGAGATTTTAGTTTAGGGTTACTTCATGATTTTTATAAAAAAAATGATAACTTAAGTATAAATGGAAAAGAAAATATAAAAGAATTAATAATTTCTTTTAATCAAAGATTTAAAGTTTCTTTGAATAAAATGATGGCAGAATATTATTTAGGTTCAGACAAGTAGTTTAGAGGTATGTTGCAAAGGCAGCATACCTTTTTTTAAATTTAACTATTGACAATTGAAAGTTTTGGAGGTATCCTCATATTAGATAAGGAATTATCTTACTACATGTATTTTCAGAAAGGAGAACATTATGAAATATTATATTAACAAAAAAACTCAAGAAGTATTTAAGGAATCTTGTAACGAGTGTGGTTGTACTGATGATATGGTTCTTTTAGGAAATTTTGAATATGTTAGCGAAGCTGTGGAAGCAGCTAAAGCAAAAGGATATCCTAAAGCTGATGGTTCTGCTTACGATAGTTTAAATTGTCATACCAAAGATTAGTTTATTTATAAATTCTTTTTAAGGTCTAGTTATCTAGACCTTTTTTGTTTAAATTGATGCGTTATTTAATATACTTGAATAGGAGATGAGCTTCATGAAAAAGATTGCTTTTTTTGATTTTAAGCCTTATGATAAGGAATGGTTTGGGAAACTTAATAAAAATTATGAATTTATATTTATTGAAGGAAAATTAAATTCTAGAACAGCTTTATTAGCTAAAGGATGTGAAGCTATTTGTGGATTTGCCCATGATGATATAGGAAAAGAAACTATTGATGCTTTATATGACGTTGGTGTTAGAGCAATTGCCTTAAGATGTGCAGGATTTAATAATGTAGATTTCAAAGCAGCTTACGGAAAAATAAATATAATGAGAGTTCCAGCTTATTCACCTTATTCAGTGGCAGAACATGCTATGGCATTATTACTTACTTTAAATAGAAAAATACATAAATCATATAACAGAACAAGAGATTTTAATTTCAGTCTTTCTGGACTTATGGGAATGGATCTTCACGGGAAGACAGTTGGAGTAATAGGAACTGGTAAAATTGGAAAAATATTTATAAATATTTGCAAAGGATTTGGAATGAAGGTGCTTGCCTATGATTTATATCCTGATAAAAAAGTGGACATAAATTATGTTGATTTGGATACTATATTTAAAGAAAGTGATGTTATATCTTTACATTGTCCATTAACAGAGGAAACAAAATATTTATTATCAGAAGAAGCCTTTAATAAAATGAAAGAAGGAGTATATATTATAAATACATCTAGAGGAGGACTTCTTGAAAGTGAAGCTTTACTAAAAGCTTTAACAAGTAAAAAAGTTGCAGGGGCAGGACTTGATGTGTATGAAGAAGAAGGAGACTTATTCTATGAAGATTTTTCAAATACAATAATAGATGATGATACTCTATCTCTACTAGTTTCTAAACCAAATGTACTTATGACCTCTCATCAAGGATTCTTTACTAAGGAAGCTTTAAAAAATATAGCAAAAGTAACAATAGAAAACTTTGATGAATATTTTGCTGGTGGAAAACTAACTAATGAAATTTGTTATCACTGTAAGGGAGATCCAAATAGTGAAAATTGTGAGAAAAATGAAAAAGGAAGATGCTTTTAAAAAATAGATAAATAAAAAAAACAGAAAGGATTAATTTATAAATTTTATTGTTCTTTTTACAAAGTCCTATAAAATATTAATATATTATTTAATTTTTATAGATAAAAATCTATCATTTTTTGAATTAAATTGCAAGAGAAAATAAAAAAAGGAGCTAAATTCTTTTTACTAGAGTTTAGTTCCTTTTATAATCTTTGGAAAATATTTTATAAATTTTTATCCCCAAAAACTGTCGACCTCCGGTAAGGCAAATTTACCTATAGATCGACAGTTTTTTATAAAGCTAACAAAATAAATAATTTATCGAAAAATCATAAGGATAAATAAGAGAAACTTATAGAAGAAAAGACAAAAATTTAGGGGGTCGACAGAAACGACTTTCTTATGCTATAATTTTAGGGAGGTTACAAGGGTACCTATTTTAATCTAACCAATGTGGAATGTAAATATTTTGATAGGTGACGAAAAAAAAGTTTTAGGTTGGCATTTTAATCTAACCAATGTGGAATGTAAATATTTAAAGTTTTATACTAACCACCTGGTATCCCTTAAATTTTAATCTAACCAATGTGGAATGTAAATTATGTTGCTACTATTTGAGTCACTCTAGTTTTCAATTTTAATCTAACCAATGTGGAATGTAAATGCCAAAGCTTTCTTTTTGATCTGCAAAGAAATTAAATTTTAATCTAACCAATGTGGAATGTAAATGAGTAAATTTCCTCCCAGAAGTTTTCC is a genomic window of Fusobacterium sp. JB019 containing:
- a CDS encoding M20/M25/M40 family metallo-hydrolase; amino-acid sequence: MESIELIKKLSDVEGISGFEDRVNNLAKKELKDIYNIEEDSMRNLYINNVEKSKRKKPVVMLDAHSDEVGFMVQSIEPNGFLKFITIGGWSNQQIPAHKVKVLNSEGEYIEGIISSIPPHFTSSENKGKVTDIKDMFIDVGTTSYEETVKDFKIEIGAPVVPDVVCTYNERSKMFLGKAFDNRVGCAAVIEIMRDIKDGDLDVDVVGVFSSQEEIGTRGAVVSSRRVLPDVAIVLEGPPADDSFRNKYNSQGTIKKGVQLRHFDPTMMANPRFIKFIKEISKKYDVKIQEAVRESGGTNASKIHLENLGIPTVVLGVPVRYTHSHYNFIAYSDYIEICKLVKGMLVELNEDVINNF
- a CDS encoding 2-hydroxyacid dehydrogenase; this translates as MKKIAFFDFKPYDKEWFGKLNKNYEFIFIEGKLNSRTALLAKGCEAICGFAHDDIGKETIDALYDVGVRAIALRCAGFNNVDFKAAYGKINIMRVPAYSPYSVAEHAMALLLTLNRKIHKSYNRTRDFNFSLSGLMGMDLHGKTVGVIGTGKIGKIFINICKGFGMKVLAYDLYPDKKVDINYVDLDTIFKESDVISLHCPLTEETKYLLSEEAFNKMKEGVYIINTSRGGLLESEALLKALTSKKVAGAGLDVYEEEGDLFYEDFSNTIIDDDTLSLLVSKPNVLMTSHQGFFTKEALKNIAKVTIENFDEYFAGGKLTNEICYHCKGDPNSENCEKNEKGRCF